From Halorussus lipolyticus:
AACGCCAGTCTTCGGGGACTGCGTGGCGGGCCGCGACCGCTGGGACCGACCACTCGCCCCGAGGAGGCCGGTCGGCGGTGAACCGCTCGGTCGGGTGGCCCGAGTCCAGAACGAACCCGCCCGACTCGAAGGCGGCGACGCCGACGCCGCTTCGACCGCCGCGGCCCAGTTTCGGGGCGCGCTCCCGGACCGCTGGGTCGCAGTCGTGCGCTCTCGCCACCGCTGAGACGACGGTGAGTGCCAACTGGGTTCCGCTCCCGAGGCCGACGTGGCGCGGCAGGGCCTCCTCGACGGTCACGTCAGCGCCCGGCACGCCGAGGAGTTCGACCGCTTGCCGGGCGTACTCGCTGGCGGCGTCGTGGGCACATCGAACCTCGTCGGCGGGGTCGGCAGTCACGACGACTCGCGGCGAGTCGAGCGCGACACCGAGCGACCCGTAGAGTCGCTCGTGGGCCAGCGAGAGGTTCTGAAAGCCGAAGTGGAGGCGCGCTCCGGCGGCGACGCGAGTCATGCCCCGAAGTTGGGGTGGCCCGGTGTTGCGGGTTCCGATAGTGGCAAAAAGTGGTCAGGTCGGCCGTCAG
This genomic window contains:
- a CDS encoding beta-ribofuranosylaminobenzene 5'-phosphate synthase family protein, with amino-acid sequence MTRVAAGARLHFGFQNLSLAHERLYGSLGVALDSPRVVVTADPADEVRCAHDAASEYARQAVELLGVPGADVTVEEALPRHVGLGSGTQLALTVVSAVARAHDCDPAVRERAPKLGRGGRSGVGVAAFESGGFVLDSGHPTERFTADRPPRGEWSVPAVAARHAVPEDWRFVVVLPDSEPGRSGDDEEASMRSVVERADPTLADEIAAVVTRRLLPAVAEADAERFGAAVAEVGRLNGAWYADEQGGVYRPPVGELVAELSESPAIAGAGQSSWGPAVYGVTTECRADAAREAAHAALSAAGVGGEVLVAGPRNRGARIDG